One segment of Patulibacter sp. SYSU D01012 DNA contains the following:
- a CDS encoding calcium-binding protein codes for MKKTHLLSVAAVSAVAAGIATVPASAQTVVCPPGTTNPAYCTVVPAERDIPVPPTGGEVTVVADTPTVITGGGSDTVVRVTGGSAPVTVNLTGGNNVVDVAGTTGPVQVTLGGGDNAVKLGAGTAKVVTGNGDNTITGTPAAADISTGSGRDKITLGAGSHTINTGSANDTITVGLGGSVVNGGDGTDRITYGAGGASTRAASSTRATLRGGNGNDTITALRGTATLKGGDGNDVLKTGAGSGHRIYGDAGKDVITVGKGGASVWAGAGNDRVNARNGKKDTVRGGGGLDRITADKKDTLSQFEKITRR; via the coding sequence GTGAAGAAGACGCACCTGCTCTCCGTGGCTGCCGTGTCCGCGGTCGCGGCAGGCATCGCCACCGTTCCCGCCAGCGCGCAGACCGTCGTCTGCCCGCCGGGCACCACCAACCCGGCGTACTGCACCGTCGTGCCGGCTGAGCGCGACATTCCCGTGCCGCCCACGGGCGGAGAGGTGACCGTCGTCGCGGACACGCCCACGGTCATCACCGGCGGCGGCTCCGACACCGTCGTACGGGTGACCGGGGGCAGCGCGCCCGTCACGGTCAACCTGACGGGCGGCAACAACGTCGTCGACGTGGCCGGCACCACCGGGCCGGTGCAGGTCACGCTCGGTGGCGGCGACAACGCCGTCAAGCTCGGCGCGGGCACGGCGAAGGTGGTCACCGGCAACGGCGACAACACCATCACCGGCACGCCCGCCGCGGCCGACATCTCCACCGGCAGCGGCCGCGACAAGATCACGCTCGGCGCCGGCAGCCACACGATCAACACCGGGTCGGCCAACGACACGATCACCGTCGGCCTGGGCGGCTCGGTGGTCAACGGCGGCGACGGCACCGACCGCATCACGTACGGCGCCGGTGGCGCCTCGACCCGCGCGGCGTCCAGCACGCGCGCCACCCTGCGCGGCGGCAACGGCAACGACACGATCACGGCGCTCCGTGGCACGGCCACCCTGAAGGGCGGCGACGGCAACGACGTGCTGAAGACGGGCGCCGGCTCCGGCCACCGCATCTACGGCGACGCCGGCAAGGACGTCATCACCGTCGGCAAGGGCGGCGCGTCCGTCTGGGCCGGCGCCGGCAACGACCGCGTCAACGCGCGCAACGGCAAGAAGGACACCGTCCGCGGCGGCGGCGGCCTGGACCGCATCACGGCGGACAAGAAGGACACGCTCTCGCAGTTCGAGAAGATCACCCGCCGCTAG
- a CDS encoding MFS transporter produces the protein MSSSVQTGTIKTDVAARLDRLPWSRWHWMIVIGLGTVWILDGLEVTLVGNVGGRIAEDGSGLDISAAQITGLAASLYVAGACLGALFFGRLTDLYGRKKLFMVTLIVYLAGTALTAVSMNPLWFFACRFLTGFGIGGEYAAINSAIDELIPSRVRGRVDLIINGSFWLGAVGGSLLSIVMLDEAIFAKDVGWRIAFALGVALGFVVLLVRRHVPESPRWLFIHGREDEANALIDDIERQVEESTGQKLEPVDSTITIRQRKAIGFGEIAKALVKLYPKRTILGFSLFVGQAFLYNAITFGYATILIEFFDVKSGHTGYYYAVIALGNFFGPVLLGGLFDTIGRRVMISGTYLASGVLLLVTAYLFKQDVLSATTMTLCWCVVLFFASTGASSAYLTVSEVFPMETRAMAIAFFYAIGTAVGGITGPQVFSRLVESGETSQVALAFAIGAVLMIAAGIVAIFFAVKAERQSLENIAKPLTAEEADDGGSTAPAGARAATA, from the coding sequence ATGAGCAGCTCGGTGCAGACCGGGACGATCAAGACGGACGTCGCGGCGCGGCTCGACCGGCTGCCGTGGTCGCGCTGGCACTGGATGATCGTCATCGGCCTGGGGACCGTCTGGATCCTGGACGGGCTCGAGGTCACCCTCGTCGGCAACGTCGGCGGGCGCATCGCCGAGGACGGCAGCGGCCTGGACATCAGCGCGGCGCAGATCACCGGCCTGGCGGCGTCGCTCTACGTCGCCGGTGCGTGCCTGGGTGCGCTGTTCTTCGGACGCCTCACCGACCTGTACGGGCGGAAGAAGCTGTTCATGGTCACCCTGATCGTGTACCTGGCGGGCACCGCGCTCACGGCCGTCTCGATGAACCCGCTGTGGTTCTTCGCCTGCCGCTTCCTGACCGGGTTCGGCATCGGCGGCGAGTACGCGGCGATCAACTCCGCGATCGACGAGCTGATCCCCAGCCGCGTGCGCGGCCGGGTGGACCTGATCATCAACGGGTCGTTCTGGCTCGGGGCCGTCGGCGGGTCGCTGCTGTCGATCGTGATGCTCGACGAGGCGATCTTCGCCAAGGACGTCGGCTGGCGCATCGCCTTCGCGCTCGGCGTGGCGCTCGGCTTCGTCGTCCTGCTCGTCCGCCGCCACGTGCCCGAGAGCCCGCGCTGGCTGTTCATCCACGGCCGCGAGGACGAGGCGAACGCGCTCATCGACGACATCGAGCGCCAGGTCGAGGAGTCGACGGGCCAGAAGCTCGAGCCGGTGGACAGCACGATCACGATCCGCCAGCGCAAGGCGATCGGCTTCGGCGAGATCGCCAAGGCGCTCGTCAAGCTCTACCCCAAGCGCACGATCCTGGGCTTCTCGCTCTTCGTCGGCCAGGCGTTCCTCTACAACGCCATCACCTTCGGTTACGCGACGATCCTCATCGAGTTCTTCGACGTGAAGAGCGGCCACACGGGCTACTACTACGCCGTCATCGCGCTGGGCAACTTCTTCGGACCCGTGCTTCTGGGCGGGCTGTTCGACACGATCGGGCGGCGCGTGATGATCTCGGGCACGTACCTGGCGTCCGGCGTCCTGCTGCTCGTCACCGCGTACCTGTTCAAGCAGGACGTGCTGTCGGCGACGACGATGACGCTCTGCTGGTGCGTCGTGCTGTTCTTCGCCTCGACCGGCGCGAGCTCGGCGTACCTGACGGTGTCCGAGGTCTTCCCGATGGAGACCCGGGCCATGGCGATCGCGTTCTTCTACGCCATCGGCACCGCCGTCGGCGGCATCACCGGCCCGCAGGTGTTCTCGCGCCTCGTCGAGAGCGGCGAGACGTCGCAGGTGGCGCTGGCGTTCGCCATCGGAGCGGTCCTGATGATCGCCGCCGGCATCGTCGCGATCTTCTTCGCGGTGAAGGCCGAGCGGCAGAGCCTGGAGAACATCGCCAAGCCGCTGACGGCCGAGGAGGCCGACGACGGCGGCAGCACGGCGCCCGCCGGCGCCCGGGCCGCCACGGCCTGA
- a CDS encoding calcium-binding protein translates to MLRTRPSVLLPAAALVAAAAAAAPADAAVVCPPGTTNPAYCQVVPDQPPAPPTSRDVPLPPTGGTTTVTAAVPTTVTVPAGSTQTLVIAGGTAPVTITGATAKLDVTQTGSAPVTVRFTDLGGSTLKLGDGDNTVAIGGGTAGGTSRVTFGDGDNDFRVTYGAASRAAHAKKAKYTAYVVRAGKGADMLRAGRGADRLYGGGGNDKLWGGAGRSSLYGEAGNDRLYAGTAPTAMNGGKGDDRFSARNGQVDRIVGGGGKKDVATVDRRDKVSGVRTVKRGR, encoded by the coding sequence ATGCTCCGCACCCGCCCGTCCGTCCTCCTACCCGCCGCCGCGCTCGTCGCCGCCGCAGCCGCCGCGGCCCCGGCCGACGCCGCCGTCGTCTGCCCGCCCGGCACCACCAACCCCGCCTACTGCCAGGTCGTGCCGGACCAGCCGCCGGCCCCGCCGACCTCGCGCGACGTGCCGCTGCCGCCGACGGGCGGCACCACCACGGTCACCGCCGCCGTGCCCACCACGGTGACCGTTCCGGCGGGCAGCACGCAGACGCTCGTCATCGCCGGCGGCACCGCCCCGGTGACCATCACGGGCGCCACGGCGAAGCTCGACGTCACCCAGACGGGCAGCGCGCCCGTCACCGTGCGCTTCACCGACCTGGGCGGCAGCACGCTGAAGCTCGGCGACGGCGACAACACCGTCGCCATCGGCGGGGGCACCGCCGGCGGCACCAGCCGCGTGACGTTCGGCGACGGCGACAACGACTTCCGCGTGACCTACGGCGCCGCCAGCCGCGCCGCACACGCCAAGAAGGCGAAGTACACGGCCTACGTCGTGCGGGCCGGCAAGGGCGCCGACATGCTGCGCGCCGGCCGCGGCGCCGACCGCCTGTACGGCGGGGGCGGCAACGACAAGCTGTGGGGCGGCGCGGGCCGCAGCAGCCTGTACGGCGAGGCTGGCAACGATCGCCTGTACGCCGGCACCGCGCCGACGGCGATGAACGGCGGCAAGGGCGACGACCGCTTCTCGGCCCGCAACGGCCAGGTCGACCGCATCGTCGGCGGCGGCGGGAAGAAGGACGTGGCGACGGTGGACCGCCGGGACAAGGTCTCCGGCGTCCGGACGGTCAAGCGCGGACGCTAG